Within Candidatus Aegiribacteria sp., the genomic segment ATTTTCCCCTATCCGGCATGCCATACGGCATGAACTTCATTGAAGGCATCATCCTCGATATCGGTGAAGGTCCGCAGGGGATAGAAGATGGAGATACGGAATCTGGAGGAATGCATCTGACACTTGTATGCCGGAACAATCCGGTTTTAACAGATCTCAGCATATCCATCGCTCTGCAGCAGTCTTCCCATGTGAATCTGGCCATATACAGCATAACAGGCCGGCTTGTGGGTACACTGGCTGACAGGGAGTTCAACACCGGTTCACATGAATTCAACTGGAATTCTGATGGATCACCCTCAGGGGTATACATAGTAAGAGCAATGAATACTCAGGGGATGGTTTCGGAGAAGATCACGGTACTGAAGTAAGCCGGAACATCAGACCGGGAGTTATAGAGACAGCAGAATAGCCGCTACTATGGCCAGCAGGATTCCTGCGATCTTTACAGGAGTTACGTCTTCACCGAGAAGCATGATGCCGTAAATGGCCGGTATAATCGGGTACAGACCCGTTATTGGTACAACAGTACTTACGTCTCCGCTCTTGATTGCCGCCTGGAAGCAGATCAGAGCAAGTCCTCCTGCAATACCGGTGCCCATCGCGATAATTGCCGGAGCAGATGTGAGTTTCGGAAGACTGATACCTGAGATCGAATAGATTGTCATTACGGTCATGAATGAGAAAAGAACGTAGAACAACGATGAGTTGAAAAATCCGATCCTGTCCGCAGAATATTTGGCACCCACCGCCCAGGCCCCCCAGAGCAGAGTAGCCAGCAGACTGCAGAGAACCGGCCTGCCCGACAGAATATTCATCATATCAATAAATCCTTTCCCTGTATTTTCGAAGGAGGAATTATTGTTCAACGGATGGATTCATGCAAGGGACAGGCGGCATGGCCGCCTGTCCATCTGTTTTAATACTGCGAGAGTCAGCTTTCTTCAGGTTCGATGCCGTTTTCCCTGCGCATCCAGGATTTGAAAGTCTCGCGCCCCTCTTCACGCCAGAACTCAGCGTAGTCCTGTTCCATCTCCCTGTGGAAGGGGCTCATTTCAGTATCTCCGGTTGGAACATCCTTCTTTTTCTTCCATTTTCCGCTCCGTTCATAATGATGAGGGCCGCCATGCGCACCGAAGAAGATGTGGGCCAGGACAGCAAGACCTACGGCCTGCCAGTAACTTATTTCAGGCAGACCGAATATCTCAGGCATCAGGGCGTTCCACAGCCATTTTACGAAAACCCCGAAGACTATGGCAAGTAATGTTATGCCTATTATTCCAAGAAGTACCAGGCCTGCTACTTTAAATACTTTTGCAGGGCCTCTTCCACCGATCTCATGATTCATGAACCTTGCTCTGCAATCACTCATTCTTTACCTCCTGAATCCTTTCAAGTTCTTTTCTGATGGCTCTGATACCGCGGTGTTTCCTTGCAAGCAGTGTTCCCATCGGTACGTTCCATAGCATAGAAAGCTCCTTAAATGTTTTTTCATTGAACTCTGTTTCAATGATTACTTCCATTTGTACGGAGGGAAGTTCTCGAATCATCTCAAAGATAAGCCGGAGAAGAGCGCGTCTGTGGTAAGAATCTTCGGGATCGTACTTCGTATCCGGAAGAACATCGAAAAGGCTGAGCCCGTTTTCATGCTCCGTGTCCAGAGAAACGGTTTCTTTTCCCGGGGTTCTGTAGTGGTCGATGATTCTGTTTTTAAGAGATCGCAGAACATAGGAGGGCAGATCGGAAATGGGCGCCACAATATCCGGCCTGTCAAGTATCCCCAGCATCACATCCTGAACTATGTCCTCGCTGCTTCTGTGAGCAGAATCATCAATCATGCATCTGACATAATTGACCAGGCGGCTGTAGTTGGAGTGGAAGAACTCCGCCAGTGCTGATTTTCTCTGATGGTTCATCTCCAGTTGTTTCCCTTCGCTTGTCTTCAGAGACGGGAAAGTGTCGGAATTATTGCATTCCCGGCATGAATGATTCAGATTGATAAATAAACTATGAAAGTATCATATGCTCTGCAATAAAGAAAGCTGCTGTTTATCGATTGCCGGAATTTCTATATGTTATACAAATCAAATATTCTATGTATTTTATTATCCGGTTATTATGAAAGGCAGAAAATGTTTCCATTCTCAGGAATAGTCGGTCAGGAAGACGCGAAGCTCGCACTTGCCATAGCGGCGGTAGATCCAGGCATGGGAGGAGTCCTTCTGTCCGGCATGAAGGGTACCGGCAAGAGTACAATTGTCCGTTCTTACGCGGATATACTTCCTGACCGGACAGTGGTTGAGAACTGCCAGTACGGCTGTTCGGGAGTGAGCGATAGTTTCCTATGCAATGATTGCAGCAAGGCTCTGGAAAGCGGTAATCTTCAAGATACCATCAGCACCAGACCCGAGCTGATAACGGTACCGCTTGGGGTTACCGAGGATCGCCTTCTTGGAACAATTGATGTGGAACTCCTTTTGCGTGATGGTGTGCAGAAATTTCAGCCGGGGCTCATGGCCAGGGCAAACAATCAGGTTCTTTATGTTGATGAGGTAAATCTTCTACCTGACAATATCACCGATGATATACTTGATGCTTGTGCCAGCGGTTTCAACACAGTCGAAAGGGAAGGTGTTTCAGTAACCCATCCTGCAAGATTCATTCTTGTAGGCACCATGAACCCGGAGGAGGGTAACCTG encodes:
- a CDS encoding DMT family transporter; amino-acid sequence: MMNILSGRPVLCSLLATLLWGAWAVGAKYSADRIGFFNSSLFYVLFSFMTVMTIYSISGISLPKLTSAPAIIAMGTGIAGGLALICFQAAIKSGDVSTVVPITGLYPIIPAIYGIMLLGEDVTPVKIAGILLAIVAAILLSL
- a CDS encoding ATP-binding protein, with the translated sequence MFPFSGIVGQEDAKLALAIAAVDPGMGGVLLSGMKGTGKSTIVRSYADILPDRTVVENCQYGCSGVSDSFLCNDCSKALESGNLQDTISTRPELITVPLGVTEDRLLGTIDVELLLRDGVQKFQPGLMARANNQVLYVDEVNLLPDNITDDILDACASGFNTVEREGVSVTHPARFILVGTMNPEEGNLRPQILDRFAMSVDIRTERDPGLRIEIIERTLAYESDRKRFNRAHEKAVLRLRKTISAARSRLHDVKLPCAAIETVAEAMSELNVDGQRPDLVMIRAAIAWSALEAKSEVNSEALLKVAPLCVCHRTRSGGMNQPPSRDELIEQVKTRASRIWKSKSGKYFDPETILTEKD
- a CDS encoding sigma-70 family RNA polymerase sigma factor, whose amino-acid sequence is MNHQRKSALAEFFHSNYSRLVNYVRCMIDDSAHRSSEDIVQDVMLGILDRPDIVAPISDLPSYVLRSLKNRIIDHYRTPGKETVSLDTEHENGLSLFDVLPDTKYDPEDSYHRRALLRLIFEMIRELPSVQMEVIIETEFNEKTFKELSMLWNVPMGTLLARKHRGIRAIRKELERIQEVKNE